Proteins found in one Brachypodium distachyon strain Bd21 chromosome 5, Brachypodium_distachyon_v3.0, whole genome shotgun sequence genomic segment:
- the LOC100824961 gene encoding disease resistance protein RPM1, whose product MAEAILLAVSKIGTLLLNEAIIAVVEKLSRKAHNLKELPAKVRRIEKELSMMNHVIKDLDTAHVSSNVIKNWIACVRKLAHNVEDVIDKYSYEALKLKEEGFLSKYIGRGGHINTFNKIADEVVQIEEEIKQVKDLQNYWSNTSQPIKREHADIGRQRSGGCFPELVKDDDLVGIEENRSKLTEWLGTDEGESTVITVSGMGGLGKTTLVKNVYDREKANFPDAHAWIVVSQTYGVGDLLETLLRKIDHTKQPVNTGAKDDDYELTEAIKKILQGRKCLIVLDDVWDRKAYTQICSAFHGVQGSRVIITTRKEDVATLALPTRRLLVQPLGSTESFNLFCKKAFHNYPDRKCPPELQNVATAVVRRCHGLPLAIVSAGSLLSTKQPTDHAWCLTYNHLQSELRENNDVQAILNLSYHDLPGDLRNCFLYCSMFPEDYAISRESLVRLWVAEGFALKRDNSTPEEVAERNLIELIGRNMLEVVDRDELNRVSTCRMHDIVRDLALAIAKEERFGTANDQGKMIRMDKEVRRFSTCGWKDSRREAVGVEFPRLRTILSLGAASSSTNMVSSILSGSSYLTVLELQDSAISTLPASIGNLFNLRYIGLRRTHVKSLPDSIEKLSNLQTLDIKQTKIEKLPPGIVKVDKLRHLLADRYTDEKQTEFRYFVGVEAPKGISNLGELQTLETVQASKDLSVHLKKMNKLQNVWIDNISAADCEDLFSALSDMPLLSSLLLNACDEKETLSFEALKPISMKLHRLIVRGGWTDGTLKCPIFQGHGKYLKYLALSWCDLGREDPLQLLASHVPDLTYLSLNRVSSAVALVLYAGCFPQLKTLVLKRMPDVKQLVIEKDAIPCIDGIYIMSLVGLHMVPQGIVSLKSLKKLWLLDLHKDFKTEWTLCQMRNKMKHVPELRD is encoded by the coding sequence ATGGCCGAGGCTATACTCCTTGCTGTGTCAAAGATTGGGACACTTCTATTAAATGAAGCTATCATAGCTGTTGTAGAGAAACTGTCGAGGAAGGCACATAATCTAAAGGAGCTGCCGGCAAAGGTCAGAAGAATAGAGAAAGAATTGAGCATGATGAACCATGTAATAAAAGATCTGGATACAGCACATGTTAGCAGCAATGTCATCAAGAACTGGATTGCATGCGTGAGGAAGCTAGCCCACAATGTTGAGGACGTAATTGACAAGTACTCCTATGAGGCTCTTAAACTCAAGGAAGAAGGTTTCCTAAGCAAGTACATTGGTAGGGGAGGCCATATCAATACATTCAATAAAATTGCTGATGAAGTTGTACAGATAGAGGAGGAGATTAAGCAGGTCAAAGACCTGCAGAATTATTGGAGCAATACATCCCAACCCATTAAGAGGGAGCATGCAGATATTGGTAGGCAGCGATCTGGAGGCTGCTTTCCAGAACTTGTTAAAGATGATGATCTTGTGGGGATTGAAGAAAACAGGAGCAAGTTGACTGAATGGCTAGGCACCGATGAAGGAGAAAGCACGGTGATAACAGTGTCTGGCATGGGAGGCTTGGGAAAAACCACCCTAGTAAAAAATGTGTACGATCGGGAGAAAGCCAACTTCCCTGATGCTCATGCTTGGATCGTGGTCTCACAGACATATGGTGTGGGAGATTTGCTAGAGACATTGTTGAGGAAGATAGATCACACAAAACAGCCTGTTAACACTGGTGCCAAAGATGATGATTATGAGTTAACAGAGGCAATAAAAAAGATACTCCAAGGCAGGAAATGCTTGATCGTGCTGGATGATGTATGGGACAGGAAGGCATATACTCAGATATGCAGTGCTTTCCATGGTGTCCAAGGAAGCCGTGTTATTATCACAACACGTAAAGAAGATGTTGCAACTCTTGCTCTGCCGACCCGTCGTCTGCTAGTCCAGCCTTTGGGTAGCACCGAGTCATTCAACCTGTTCTGCAAAAAGGCTTTTCACAACTATCCTGATCGCAAGTGCCCTCCAGAGCTTCAGAACGTAGCTACTGCTGTAGTTAGAAGGTGTCATGGCCTGCCATTAGCCATTGTATCTGCTGGCAGCCTGTTGTCCACCAAGCAGCCAACAGACCATGCCTGGTGTCTAACGTACAATCATCTTCAGAGCGAGCTGCGTGAAAATAACGATGTCCAAGCAATACTTAATCTGAGTTACCATGACTTACCAGGTGATCTCAGAAACTGCTTCCTGTATTGCAGCATGTTTCCTGAGGACTATGCCATCTCACGAGAGAGCCTTGTGCGGCTGTGGGTTGCTGAAGGCTTTGCTCTGAAGAGAGATAATAGCACACCGGAGGAAGTGGCCGAGAGAAATCTCATAGAACTCATTGGCCGGAATATGTTGGAAGTTGTGGACAGAGATGAGCTCAACAGGGTTAGTACCTGTAGGATGCATGACATTGTCCGAGACCTTGCTCTTGCTATTGCTAAAGAGGAGCGGTTTGGCACCGCGAATGATCAGGGCAAAATGATACGCATGGATAAAGAAGTTCGCCGTTTCTCGACATGTGGCTGGAAAGACAGTAGGAGGGAAGCAGTAGGAGTGGAATTTCCACGCCTTCGAACAATACTCTCATTGGGAGCAGCTTCGTCCTCCACCAACATGGTTTCCTCAATTCTGTCTGGATCCAGCTACCTTACTGTTCTCGAGCTGCAAGACTCTGCAATCAGCACACTGCCTGCATCCATAGGGAATCTGTTCAACCTCCGCTACATTGGCTTAAGGCGCACCCATGTTAAGTCACTCCCAGACAGTATTGAGAAGCTCTCCAACCTACAGACACTAGacatcaagcaaacaaaaatagaGAAGCTGCCACCAGGAATTGTAAAGGTCGACAAGCTACGACACCTTCTAGCCGACAGGTATACTGATGAGAAGCAAACAGAGTTCCGGTACTTCGTCGGCGTGGAAGCACCTAAAGGTATATCCAACTTGGGAGAACTACAGACTCTTGAGACCGTCCAGGCAAGCAAGGACTTGTCCGTGCACctgaagaaaatgaacaaGCTGCAAAATGTGTGGATTGATAATATCAGTGCTGCTGACTGTGAAGACCTTTTCTCTGCCCTGTCAGATATGCCCCTACTTTCCAGCTTGCTTCTCAATGCATGTGATGAGAAGGAGACACTTTCTTTCGAAGCCCTCAAGCCAATTTCCATGAAGCTCCACAGACTAATTGTCAGAGGTGGTTGGACTGATGGGACACTCAAGTGCCCAATATTTCAAGGACATGGGAAGTATCTCAAGTATCTGGCTCTCAGTTGGTGCGACcttgggagagaagacccacTGCAGTTGCTGGCGTCTCATGTGCCAGATCTTACCTATCTTAGTCTTAACAGGGTGAGTAGTGCTGTTGCATTGGTTCTTTATGCTGGGTGCTTTCCACAGCTGAAGACACTTGTCTTGAAGCGCATGCCTGATGTCAAGCAGTTGGTGATTGAAAAGGATGCCATCCCGTGCATTGATGGTATCTATATCATGTCGCTCGTGGGGCTCCATATGGTCCCTCAAGGCATCGTATCCCTTAAATCACTGAAGAAGCTCTGGCTGCTTGATTTGCACAAGGACTTCAAGACTGAATGGACTTTGTGCCAGATGCGTAACAAGATGAAGCATGTTCCAGAGCTCCGTGACTAA